A single window of Sus scrofa isolate TJ Tabasco breed Duroc unplaced genomic scaffold, Sscrofa11.1 Contig1570, whole genome shotgun sequence DNA harbors:
- the LOC110258214 gene encoding basic salivary proline-rich protein 4-like translates to MPKRPLAARGGSQRDGGGQGQRPRREPSGTGHTRARSHTATDRLAGDGHRVSPPPDGRGERGWTATRHGGPAPWGEAEPGGEGTPPPHRPDRPDPKADGRPPLGVFKPPRRDALGTWREGGGRGGAGRGESAAPRRPQRPPALTTGNELRPSRGPPSERGSYVALTARDAGATRPPADHRPHRKAAPPPPPPRAGREGPGQAAAGSEQWSGGMEDQRPGENPAQSRRREGKAHPETRRKHHGAAKAARPETETRGGHGDYHRKLIGQTFEWVVAATEGVRSARARTDDGPPDNSTEGTSGAGPHRGVAEGRGGKPQAPPPPPHPRHGPPPRRPGAPSSHVGTGRHARALARADRRGVATRAKAQGPRPLPPPTHPPTQERHGYDGRPAAASRVPTRAQGDTREAHHPGTPARPRRPGGDTHTRGETAADNPGRENA, encoded by the exons ATGCCCAAAAGACCGCTTGCGGCGCGAGGAGGCTCCCAAAGGGACGGCGGCGGCCAAGGCCAACGGCCTCGGCGCGAGCCCTCTG gCACGGGGCACACACGCGCTCGCTCGCACACGGCCACGGACCGACTGGCCGGCGATGGCCACCGAGTAAGCCCCCCTCCCGACGGCCGCGGTGAGAGGGGCTGGACCGCGACGAGGCACGGGGGCCCCGCCCCATGGGGGGAAGCGGAGCCTGGGGGAGAAGGGACTCCTCCTCCCCACCGGCCCGACCGCCCCGACCCCAAGGCGGACGGGCGACCCCCCCTAGGGGTCTTTAAACCTCCGCGCCGGGACGCGCTAGGTACCTGGAGAGAGGGAGGCGGGCGaggcggggcagggaggggggaaaGCGCCGCACCCAGGCGCCCCCAACGACCGCCGGCCCTGACGACGGGTAACGAACTCCGTCCGTCGCGCGGCCCGCCCTCGGAACGCGGGTCTTACGTGGCACTGACGGCCCGTGACGCGGGAGCCACTCGGCCGCCGGCCGACCACCGCCCCCACCGCAAAgcagcgccgccgccgccgccgccgagggcagggagagagggccCGGGCCAAGCGGCGGCAGGATCGGAGCAGTGGAGCGGAGGCATGGAGGACCAACGGCCGGGAGAAAACCCGGCCCAGAGCCGGCGGCGGGAGGGCAAAGCCCATCCCGAGACGCGCCGAAAACACCACGGGGCAGCCAAGGCCGCGCGACCGGAGACAGAGAcgcgcggggg GCACGGCGACTACCATCGAAAGTTGATAGGGCAGACGTTCGAATGGGTCGTCGCCGCCACGGAGGGCGTGCGATCGGCCCGAG CGAGGACCGACGACGGGCCGCCCGACAACTCGACCGAGGGCACAAGCGGCGCGGGGCCGCACCGCGGCGTCGCGGAGGGACGAGGGGGGAAGCCCCaagctcccccaccaccaccacaccccaGACACGGACCTCCCCCTCGACGGCCCGGGGCACCGAGCAGTCACGTCGGGACCGGCCGACACGCGCGCGCCCTCGCTCGAGCGGACAGGAGAGGGGTGGCAACGAGGGCCAAGGCCCAAGGCCCaaggcccctccccccacccacccacccacccacccaggagCGGCACGGCTATGACGGCCGGCCCGCAGCGGCTAGCCGGGTCCCGACTCGCGCTCAG GGGGACACCCGAGAAGCACATCACCCAGGGACACCCGCCCGGCCACGGCGGCCAGGGGGTGACACCCACACGAG gGGAGAGACAGCGGCTGACAACCCCGGGAGGGAGAATGCCTGA